The following coding sequences lie in one Oryza brachyantha chromosome 10, ObraRS2, whole genome shotgun sequence genomic window:
- the LOC102704738 gene encoding probable S-adenosyl-L-methionine-dependent RNA methyltransferase RSM22, mitochondrial, producing the protein MAAALLPETAPRLLTPETIRAAAKQSQGIQIVPLSLRRAIKRYLRDQDRTHMNRKVLLLSASFERAKGTGAELAAAATRGALLDDPRAPSGAEQRAARWKVRSAYGDIGLRYREDETVAYVASRMPAIYAACYRVLREVRRRLPDFAPASVLDFGAGPSSALWAMRAVWPKSIERVNLVEPSKEMQRAGKNLLDNLKGLPLIHSYDSIQELNRNIKKHERRHDLVISSYALGEIPSLNDRITIVRQLWDLTSDVLVLLEPGTPQGAKIISQMRSYILWMEKRKCRKIEKSTRAAPSEMKSIVSQESPLKNGAFVVAPCPHDGRCPLKNTDKYCHFVQRLERTSSQRAYKRSNGVPLRGFEDEKFCYVALRRGKRPEEAWPLDGMKFETLKERHAKRNPEDLIIDYEEQFLSDGDEEVPADAEDSLVPYDSDAQELSLFHETEEEELEEQPVRADLGGGWGRIIYSPLRRGRQVQMDVCRATKRDASEGAFERIVITQSKNPTMHHQARRSLWGDLWPF; encoded by the exons atggcggcggcgctcctgCCGGAGACCGCGCCGAGGCTACTGACGCCGGAGACCatccgcgcggcggcgaagcagtcCCAGGGCATCCAGATCgtgcccctctccctccgccgcgccatcAAGCGGTACCTACGCG ACCAGGACAGGACGCACATGAACCGGAAGGTGCTGCTCCTCTCGGCCTCCTTCGAGCGCGCCAAGGGGACCGGCGCCGAGCTGGCCGCGGCTGCCACGCGGGGCGCGCTCCTCGACGACCCGCGCGCGCCCTCGGGCGCCGAGCAGCGGGCCGCGCGATGGAAGGTTCGGTCTGCCTACGGGGATATCGGCCTTCGGTACCGCGAGGACGAGACGGTCGCCTACGTTGCCTCCCGCATGCCCGCCATCTACGCGGCGTGCTACCGTGTGCTCCGTGAG GTACGTCGGAGGTTGCCAGACTTTGCACCTGCCAGCGTGTTGGATTTTGGAGCAGGGCCAAGCTCGGCACTTTG GGCAATGAGGGCAGTGTGGCCAAAGTCAATAGAGAGGGTTAATTTGGTTGAGCCGTCCAAAGAGATGCAGAGAGCAGGGAAGAACCTTCTTGATA ATTTGAAGGGGTTACCACTTATCCATAGCTATGATAGCATCCAAGAGTTGAACCGCAACATCAAAAAACATGAGCGACGGCACGATCTCGTAATTTCA TCTTACGCACTTGGGGAGATTCCTTCTTTGAATGACCGAATAACAATAGTGAGGCAGCTTTGGGACCTAACAAGCGATGTTTTG GTTTTATTAGAGCCTGGAACTCCTCAAGGAGCAAagattataagccaaatgCGCTCGTATATCCTTTGGATGGAGAAGAGA AAGTGCCGCAAAATTGAAAAATCCACACGTGCTGCTCCAAGTGAAATGAAGAGCATTGTTTCTCAAGAATCCCCATTAAAAAATGGTGCTTTTGTGGTTGCCCCG TGTCCCCATGATGGTCGGTGTCCATTGAAGAATACAGATAAATACTGCCACTTTGTTCAGAGATTGGAGAGGACGTCATCGCAACGTGCCTACAAG AGGTCTAATGGTGTCCCTTTGCGTGGGTTTGAGGATGAGAAATTTTGCTATGTTGCTTTAAGAAGGGGCAAGCGGCCAGA GGAAGCTTGGCCACTCGATGGCATGAAATTTGAGACGCTTAAAGAACGCCATGCCAAGAGAAACCCAGAAGATCTCATCATTGACTACG AGGAACAATTTCTAAGCGATGGAGATGAAGAGGTTCCTGCTGACGCTGAGGACAGTTTGGTCCCATATGATTCTGATGCACAGGAACTAAGTTTATTCCATGAGACCGAAGAGGAGGAATTGGAAGAGCAACCTGTCCGTGCTGATCTTGGAGGAGGTTGGGGACGGATTATATACAGTCCTTTGCGACGAGGAAGGCAGGTGCAGATGGATGTATGCCGTGCCACCAAACGGGATGCATCGGAAGGCGCATTCGAGCGTATAGTGATCACCCAAAGCAAGAACCCTACCATGCATCATCAGGCCCGGAGGTCACTTTGGGGGGATCTTTGGCCATTTTAA
- the LOC102705009 gene encoding probable trehalase: MSPPPRLFRHQLLVVLLLALVVLLFLPFLRAIHMAPAAVPEGGVEEGGAQEALLVLLQRVQSEALRALGPRDFDPKLYVDLPLAADAGAAAVALASLPRPAPSRGEMEAYISRYFAPAGSDLVAADPPDFDREPRGFLPRVESAEARAWALEVHALWKDLTRRVAPAAAARPERHTLLPLPGRAVVPGSRFREVYYWDSYWVVRGLLVSKMYETAKDIALNLVYLVEKYGFVLNGARSYYTNRSQPPLLSSMILDIYMATGDMVFVKRAFPSLLKEHSFWMSGVHNVAIMDNHGRLHNLSRYQAMWNKPRPESATIDEELASKLTSTAAKENFYHQVASTAESGWDFSSRWMRNSSDMTTLTTSYIIPVDLNTFILKMEQDITFFAKLIGESTISERFSEASKARHNAIESVLWNSDMEQWLDYWLPIDGNCQGVYQWKSNSQNRIIFASNFVPLWLNAQHSGLERLVDEAKSVKVMNSLKASGLVQPAGIATSLSNTGQQWDFPNGWAPLQHLIVEGLLRSGSEEARKFAEDIATRWVRTNYDAYKATGAMHEKYDVEACGKSGGGGEYKPQTGFGWSNGVILSFLEEFGWPQDKEMCCSS; encoded by the exons atgtctccgcctccgcgtctCTTCCGCCACCAACTCCTCGTTGTACTCCTCCTCgcgctcgtcgtcctcctcttcctccccttcctccgaGCGATTCACATGGCGCCCGCGGCCGTTCCGGAGGGTGGCGTCGAGGAGGGCGGGGCGCAGGAGGCGCTGCTCGTGCTGCTGCAGCGGGTGCAGTCGGAGGCGCTGCGGGCGCTGGGGCCGCGGGACTTCGACCCCAAGCTCTACGTCGAcctgccgctcgccgccgacgcgggcgccgcggcggtcgCGCTGGCGTCGctgccgcggccggcgccgtcgagggGCGAGATGGAGGCCTACATCTCGCGGTACTTCGCGCCGGCCGGGTCCGACCTCGTCGCGGCCGACCCGCCGGACTTCGACCGGGAGCCGCGCGGGTTCCTGCCCAGGGTGGAGAGCGCCGAGGCGCGGGCCTGGGCGCTGGAGGTGCACGCGCTGTGGAAGGACCTGACGCGGCGggtggcgccggccgccgcggcgcgcccgGAGCGGCACACGCTGCTGCCGCTCCCCGGCAGGGCGGTCGTGCCGGGCTCCAGGTTCCGGGAGGTCTACTACTGGGATTCCTACTGGGTCGTCAG AGGTTTACTGGTGAGCAAAATGTATGAGACGGCAAAGGATATCGCACTTAATCTCGTATATCTTGTTGAGAAATACGGTTTTGTCCTGAACGGGGCAAGATCGTACTACACTAACCGAAG CCAGCCACCACTTTTAAGTtccatgattttagacatataCATGGCAACTGGTGATATGGTTTTTGTAAAGAGGGCATTTCCTTCCCTGCTGAAAGAGCATAGTTTCTGGATGTCAG GTGTTCACAATGTGGCAATAATGGACAATCATGGACGGTTACATAATTTAAGTCGCTACCAGGCTATGTGGAACAAACCTAGGCCAGAAAGTGCAACAATT GATGAGGAACTTGCTTCAAAGCTTACTTCTACAGCTGCTAAAGAAAATTTCTACCACCAAGTTGCTTCTACAGCTGAATCAGGATGGGATTTCAGCTCTCGATGGATGAG GAATTCTTCTGACATGACAACATTGACAACGTCTTACATTATACCTGTGGACTTGAACACATTCATATTGAAG ATGGAACAGGACATAACTTTCTTTGCTAAACTCATTGGAGAGAGCACAATATCAGAAAGATTTTCGGAGGCTTCTAAAGCACGCCATAATGCAATTGAATCTGTTCTGTGGAACTCTGACATGGAGCAATGGCTTGACTACTGGCTTCCTATTGATGGAAACTGCCAG GGAGTCTACCAATGGAAATCTAACTCACAGAACCGCATCATCTTTGCTTCTAATTTTGTACCTTTGTGGTTAAATGCACAACATTCAG GCTTGGAGCGACTTGTCGATGAGGCAAAATCAGTGAAAGTCATGAATAGCCTCAAGGCATCAGGATTGGTGCAGCCTGCAGGAATCGCAACTTCCTTATCAAACACAGGGCAGCAATG GGATTTTCCAAATGGATGGGCACCATTGCAGCATCTGATAGTTGAGGGATTGTTAAGGTCTGGTTCAGAAGAGGCAAGGAAATTTGCTGAGGACATTGCTACGAGGTGGGTGAGAACCAACTACGATGCCTACAAGGCTACTGGCGCTATGCATGAGAAGTACGATGTGGAGGCCTGTGGGAAATCCGGAGGTGGCGGTGAATATAAACCACAG ACTGGTTTTGGTTGGTCGAATGGTGTGATACTGTCATTCTTGGAAGAATTTGGATGGCCTCAGGACAAGGAAATGTGCTGCTCATCATGA